The Stigmatella ashevillena genomic sequence CACCGGGAGCCGGTCCCAAGCGATGTGCGGGTTGGGCTCGCGCAGGTGCAGGTGCGGGAACATCTCCCCGCCCTGCACCGAGAGCACGGCCTTGAGCAGCCCGGCCATGCCCGCCGCGGACTCCAGGTGCCCCAGGTTCGTCTTCACCGAGCCGACCCACAGTGGAGACGCCGCGCTGCGGCCTTCGCCGTACGCCGCCACCAGCGCGTCGATCTCGATGGGATCTCCGAGCGACGTGCCGGTCCCGTGCGCCTCGACGTAACCTACCTCTTCCGGCTTCACGCGCGCAGCACCGAGCGCCTCACGGATGACCGCCTGCTGCGAGCGCCCGTTGGGCACGGTGAAGCCGCTGGACGCGCCGTCGTGGCTCACCGCGCCGCCGAGCAGCGTCGCGAGGATGCGGTCGCCGTCGCGCTGCGCGTCCGAGAGCCGCTTGAGCACCACCACGCCACAGCCCTCACCGCGCGCGATGCCGTTGGCCTGCGCGTCGAACGTCTTGCAACGCGCATCCGGAGACAGAGCGCGCAGCCGCGAGAGCATCACGAACGAGAGCGGAGACAGGAGCAGCATCACGCCACCGGCGATGGCCGTGCTGCACTCGCCCGCGCGCAAGCTCTGGCAGGCCAGCTGGACCGCCACCAGCGACGACGCGCAGGCGGTGTCCAGGGCCATGCTCGGCCCCTGGAGCCCCAGCGTGTAGGAAATCCGGCCCGCCGAGAACGCGAAGCCCCAGCCGGTGGCGGTGTACGGATCGATTCCCGAGGGATCGGTGCCGCTCAGGAACGCATAGTCGCTGACACTGATGCCCACGAAGACGCCGGTGCGCGAGCCCGCAAGCCGCTGCGGCGGCAACCCCGCGTTCTCCAGCGCCTCCCAGCTCACCTCGAGCAGCAGCCGCTGCTGGGGGTCCATCTGGTTCGCTTCGCGCCGCGAGATGCCGAAGAACCCCGCGTCGAACTCGGCCACCCCCGGGCCCTGCAGAAAGCCGCCCGAGCGCGTGTACATCTTCCCGGCCATGTCCGGGTCCGGGTGGTACCAGCGGTCGATGTCCCAGCGGTCCTTGGGAACCTCGATGATGGCGTCGCGCCCCTCGCGCAGCAGTTGACGGTACGAGTCGAGGTCGCTCACCCCTCCGGGGAAGCGGCACCCCGCACCGACGATGGCGATGGGCTCGCGCTGCGCGTGTTCGAGCGCATCCACCTTGCCCTGGAGCTTCTTGAGTGCCAGCAGCGTGCGCTTCTGCTGCGCAATGTCGGGTGTGTCGCTCATTCGCCGAGATCTTCCTCAGACAGCACGCTGCGCGTCAGCTCAAGCAGCTCAGCCGAGACTTCGTCCGCGGACAGCCCCTCGACCTCGGCCGCTGCCGCGTCCGTTCGCGGCTGCGGCGCCACGGGCGCGGATGCGGCTACGGACGCGGGCGCACCCGGGAACAGGCGCCCTTTGAGGTAGCGAGAGAAGCGCTCCACGGTCGAGTGGTCGAACAGGGCCGAGGTGGCCAGCGGCACATCGAACGCGGCCTCCATGCGGCGCCGGAAGTGAACTGCGGAGAGCGAGTCCATCCCCAGCTCGTAGAACCCGCGCCAGGGCTCCGGCGGCCGCGAAGGCGGGTGCCCGAGCACCTCGCCGAGCTCCCCGCGCACGTGGGCAACGAGCAGTTCGTCCACCTCGTGTGGCGCTGCTGCCTTGAGACGCTCCCCGATCCGGGCTGCTGCGGGGGAGCTCCCGGCGGCCCCTGCCCGCCCAGCCGCGAGCTCCGCGAACAGCGCGGGCGGTCGCCGCGCGTCCGAGAACACGCCGTCCCAGTCCACCTGAGCGACGGCGACCTGAGGTCGTCCGCTCCCGAGCGCGGCCCCGAGCGCGCCGAGCGCGGCTTCAGGGGACATCGGACAGAGCCGGTGCGCTGCCCACCGCGCGGCGTCGAGTTTGGAGGACATCCCCGCGCCCGCCCAGGGACCGAAGTCCACGGCGGTCGCCGGGAGCCCGAGCTTGTGCCGGTGGTGCGCGAGCGCGCCGAGGAACGCATTGGCGGCGCCGTAGTTCGCTTGGCCGGGCGCACCGAAGAGGGCACCCACCGAGGAGAAGAGCACGAAGAGCTCCAAGGGCTGCCCTACGGTTAGCTCGTGCAGGCTCCATGCACCGTCGACCTTCGGGGCCATCACGTTGCGGAGCCGCTCGGGCGTGAGCTGAGGCAGCATCGCCTCGTCCAGTACACCGGCCGCGTGCACCACCCCGCGCAGCGGAGGCATGGACTTCGCCACGTGCACCAGTGCGTGGGACAACGCCTCACGGTCGACGACGTCGACGCTCGCCACGTGAACGTTGGCGCCCCTCGAGCGGAGCCGCTCCAGGGTCCCCGAGTGCGCTTGCAACGCAGGGCGACGCGCGAACAGCGCGAGGTGCCGGGCCCCGCGCTCCACCATCCACTCGGCAACCTGGAGCCCGAGCGCGCCGAGGCCGCCGGTGACCAGATAGGTGCCGTCCGACCGCAGCGATGGGGCATGGCCCCCTGCGGCCCGCACGCGCTCCAAGCGCGCCACGTACCGCCGCTCGCCACGCCAGGCAGCCTGTGACTCCCCATCCGTGCCGAGCTCTGCGAGCAGCTGTCCGGCGAGCGCGGTGCAATCCCCCGCGCCGAGATCCACGGCCCTGCACGAGAGCTCCGGCAGTTCCTGCTGCACCGAACGCGCGAAGCCCCAGAGCGGGGCCTGCGAGACGTCCACCTCCCCCCCTTCAACTGCCTGGCTCTCCCGCGTAACGAGCCAGAGCCGCGTGAGCGGCGTCACACCGGCCGCATGCAGCGCCTGGACGAGGCGCAGCGCACTCCCGGTACTCCGCACCTCGGCAGCACGGAGCGCTTCGAGCCCCGTGGCCGCTGCGTCGAGGCTGCAGGCGTGCACGACGCCCAGTGTGCCAGCCCAGCTGCTCGCCTGTACGATCTGTCCCTGGAACGGGGCAGCCGCGTCGAGCTCGCGCGTCACCTCGGCCGCAGAGAGGGACAGACACCGCTCGCCGCGCGCCTCGAGCGCCTTGACGAGCGAGGCGCCGACGCCACTTGCGTCGCAGAGCACGAGCCAGCCAGCCACGCTGCTGCTCCCAGCAACTGGCGCGGGCGCACTCCGCCAGGAGAGGGCGTACGTAACGCCGGGGGCTTCGTCGCTCCGGACGCCCGTCGCCTCGGGACCGCCGCGGCCCGGAAGCGGGTCGTCCACCCAGTAGCGCTCACGCTGCCACGCATAGCCGGGCAGCGCCACGCAGCGGCGCGCAGGGCCGTGCAGGGCCCGCCAGTCCAGAGCGGCGCCCTGGACGTACAACTGGCCTGCGCTCTGCATCAACGTCTGCCACGCGTCGCGCCCGCTTCGTAGGCTCGCGAGGCAGACGGCCTCGGGAGGCAGAACGCTGGCCGCGAGGCCGGAGAGCACCGGCTGGGGCCCCACCTCGAGGAACAGGCCGCGTCCACCCTTGACGAGTGTCTGCACGCCCTGCGCGAACCGCACGGGCTGGCGCAGCTGTTGCTCCCAGTACCGCGCGGAGATGGACAACGCCTGCTCACCCGTGAGGTTGGTGACCCACGCCACCTTCGGAGGGCGAAAGCTGACGGACGCCGCCGCACGCCCGAACGCCGGGAGCGCCGGCTCCATCAGTGCGGAGTGGAACGCATGGGACACCGTGAGCGCACGGATCTTGGTACCGCGCGACGCGAGCGCGCCGGCGATCGTGTCGACGTCCGCCGCCGGCCCCGAGAGCACCACGCTGCTGGGGCCGTTGAAGGCCGCGAGCGACACCGCCGGGTGCATCGCCAGGAGAGGGCGGACCTCTGCCTCCCCTCCCTGGACCGCCACCATCACGCCGCCCGCCGGCAGTTGCTGCATGAGGCGCGCGCGCTCGGCGACGAGCCGGATACCTTCCTCCAGCTCGAACACGCCAGCGACGCACGCGGCCGGGAACTCGCCCACGCTGTGGCCGAGCACCGCGTCCGGCACCACGCCCCACTCGCGCCACACCTCGCACAGCGCGTACTCGAGCGCGAACAGCGCTGGCTGCGTGTACTGCGTCTGGTCCAGCAGCGAGCCCTCGCCGAAGAGCACCTGCGTGAGTGGCAGAGGAAGCACTCCCTCGAGCGCCCGCGCGCAACGGTCGATGGCCTTGCGGAACGTGGGGTGCGACTCGTAGAGCTCGCGGCCCATCCCCGCGTACTGCGAGCCCTGTCCGGTGAAGAGGAACGTCAACTGCGGCCGCTGCTCCGCATGGGGCGTCCTGCCTGCGACGATGTGGCCGTGCGGAGCACCCTCGGCGTATGCGTCCAGCGCCTCGGCGAGCTCGTCGTGGCTCCTGCACACCGCGGCGAGCCGGAAGGTGTGGTGCGCTCTACGAGCGCCGGACGTGAAGCAGATGTCCGCGAGCGCCTCGCGTCGGCCCGCCTCCGAGCGCAGGAAGGCGGCGTGCGAGCGGGCCTGCGCGCGCAGCGCAGGCTCGCTGCGCGCAGACAGGGTGAGCAGGCTCCAGGGCCTCGCCGCCACCACGGACCGCGCAGCTGGGGCCGACGGCTCCTCGATCACCACGTGCGCGTTGGTGCCGCCAATCCCAAACGAGCTGACGCCCGCACGGCGCGGATGGGCGCCCTTCGGGAACGGCTGAGCCCGGGGGGGCACGAAGAACGGCGTGGAGGGGAAGTCGCAGCCGGGGTTGGGCTCCTGGAAGTGTGCGAGCGGGGGCAGCTCTCCACGCTCGAGCACGAGGACCGCCTTGATGAGGCCGGCGATGCCGGCGGCCGACTCCAGATGCCCGAGGTTCGCCTTCACGGAGCCCACGGCACAGGTGCCCCGCGGCACGCCCGAGAACACCTCCGCGAGCGCTTGCAACTCCAGCGGGTCTCCCACCCGCGTCGCGGTGCCGTGACACTCGAGGTACCCCACCGTCTCGGGCTCCACGCCCGCGAGGCTCAGGGCCTCGGAGATGACGCGCGCCTGACCCTCGTGGCTCGGCGCCATGTAGCCCACCTTCGAGGCGCCATCGTTGTTGATAGCAGACCCCTTGATGACGGCGCGGATCGGATCGCCGTCCTTCAGAGCATCCTCCAGGCGCTTGATGACGATGACCCCCAGGCCACTGCCCTGAATGGTCCCGGCGCCGCGCGCGTCGAAGCTGCGACAGCGCCCGTCAGGCGAGAGGATGCCGCCCTCCTGGTAGATGTAGCCCACGCGCTGCGGGACTCGCAGGCACACGCCGCCCGCGAGCGCCATGTCCGACTCGCCGTCCAGCACGCTCTGACACGCGAGATGCACCGCGACGAGCGACGTGGAACACGAGGTCTGCACACAGAGGCTCGGGCCGCGCAGGTTCAGCTTGTAGGAGACGCGGCTGGCCAGATAGTCCTTGTCGTTGGCAACCTGGAGCTGAAGGTGCTCGATGACGGGCATCGAGCCGGCCTCACGCAGGAACTTGCGGAGCAGGTACGTGGAGTAGCTGGTGCCCGCGAAAACACCGATGGCGCCCGAGTAGCGGCCAGGGTCCACGCCGCCGTTCTCCAGAGCCTCCCACGCGCACTCGAGGAACAGCCGATGCTGCGGGTCGATGAGCTCCACTTCCTTCGGGCTGAACCCGAAGAACTCCGCGTCGAACGTCTCGATGTCGTCCAGGACGGACGCGCGGCGCACGTACTTCGGGTTGCTCAGAGACGCCTCGCTGACGCCCGCCGCACGGAGCTCCGCGTCCGTGAGGTCGCTCACGCAATCGGCGCCGCTGCGGATGTTCTCCCAGAAGCGCTCGAGCGTGCTCGCGCCCGGGAAACGTCCCGCCATCCCGATGATTGCCAAATCCGCGCCGCTCATCCTTCCGCCCCCTTGCGGCGCCCGCGCGCTTCTCGCCGCGCCGCCGCGCGGTCCGCCCCAGCCTGCACCGCCGCTGCGGGCCCGCTCCCCTTCTGCGCCAGGAATGCCGCGAGCGAGCGCACCGTTGGGAAGCGGAACGGGTCCGTGGCGCGCACGTCGAGCTTCAACGTCTCGCGCAGCGCGGCGGTGATGCGCACGATGGCCGTGGAGTCCGCGCCCAGGTCGAAGAATTGGCCGTCCACGCTGAGCTCGGTGAGCTTGAGCTCCTCCTGGACGAGCCGGCTGATTTGAAGCTCGAGCTCATTGCCCGGCGCGACGAACGCAGCCTTCGGCTGCGCCTGCGCGAGCGCGAGCCCGGCCAGCGCCTGGCGGTCCACCTTGCCATTCGCGCTGAGCGGCAGCGAGTCCCCAAGCACGAGCGTGGGGAGCATGTGCGAGGGCAGCCGCTCGCGCAGGAACTCGAGGAGCGTCTCCTCGGACGCCTCCTGCTTGATGGACACGAACGCAACGAGCCGCTTCTTGCCGCCGGCAGGCGCGGCCACCGTCACCGCCGCCACCCGGACCGCCGGATGCTGCGCCAGTGCCGCTTCGATCTCCCCGAGCTCGATGCGGTGGCCCTGAATCTTCACCTGCAGGTCCTCGCGCCCGAGGAACTCGATGTTGCCGTCCGGGAGCAGGCGGCCGAGGTCGCCGCTGCGATACAGCCGCTCTCCGGTACGCGGATGCGTGATGAACTTCTGCCGCGTCTTCTCCGAGTCCCCCCAGTAGCCGAGCCCCACGCCGACACCCGCGATGTACAGCTGGCCGGGGACCCACACAGGCCGTGGCTCGAGCTGCTCGTCGAGCACGTAGTAGCGCGCGTTGGTCATCGGCCGTCCGTAGGGGATGCTCGGCCATGACGGGTCCACCGTCCCCACCGGGTAGCAGATGTCCCAGACGCATGTCTCCGTGGGCCCGCCCGCAGAGATGACCTGCGCCCCTGGCGCGAGCGCGCGAATGCGGTTGGGCAAAGTGACTGGCACCCAGTCCCCCGAGAGAACCACCTTGCGCAGAGAGGTCGGACGCGGCTGAGACGGGTCGCGCTCGAGCGTCTCGACCAGCATCTCCATGAAGGCGGGCACGCTATTCCAGAACGTCACCCGCTCGCGCGTCAGCAACTCCACCCAATGGAGCGGGTCCTTCACCGACGCCGCATCCGGCATCACCACGCAGCCGCCAGCCGCGAGCATCCCGAAGACGTCATAGACGGACAGGTCGTGGTTGAGCGCGGTCAGCGCGATGTTCCGGTCCCCGGTGCCAACGCCGAAGCGCGCGTTGACGTCGAGCATGCGGTTGACCGCGTTGCGGTGGCTGAGCATCGCCCCCTTCGGCACCCCGGTGGAGCCGGACGTGTAGATGACGTACGCGAGGTCCTCCGACGCGGGAGGAGCAGCCGGGCGCAGGGTTTCGGGGCCCTGCGGCTCGGCGTCCTCCACCAGGACGCGCTCGAGGCCCGGCGGCCAGAAGACCCTCGCGTCGACTTCCTGCTGCGTCAGCACCGCGCGCACCTGGCCCTGCTCGAGGAGGAGCTTCAGCCGCTCGGGGGGCAGCTCAGGGTCCACCGGCAGGTAGGCCGCGCCGCACCCATGGATCGCGAGCACGGCGACGAGCTGCTCCCACCCCTTCTCCAGCACCACGCCGACAAGGCTGCCCTTCGTGCAGCCGAGTGCCCCGAGCCGGTGGCTGAGCGCGTTGGCGCGCCCGTGCAGTTCCCCGTAGGTCAGCGTGCGGCGCGGGCTGATGACGGCCTCGGCGTGGGGGCGCGCTTGCACCTGCTTCTGAAAGAGTGAGTACAGGGTCTCGGTGGAGACCGGTGCGTCCGTGGCGTTGAGCTCCGCGAGCAGCCGCACCGTCTCAGCCGACAGCGCCACGCGCCGCGGACGGACCTCCGTCCAGGCCGTCTCATCCATCGCGAGCTGCTCGAGCAGGAGCCGGTAGCTCTCGAACATCTGGTCCAGCATGCCGGAGGGGAACAGCTCCTCCACCGAGTCCCAGGACGCGGCGAGCCCCCCGTCCTCCTGCTGGACCTGGTTGTCGATCCACAGCTGTGGCGTCTGTGTCAGCGTGAAGACCGGCTCGGAGATCTGCTTCCACGCGGACGCCCAGTCGGCGTAGCCCTCGGAGCGCAAGCTGAGCAGGCTCGCGAAGACGATGGGCAGCGACGCATTGGACGTCTTCTGGACGCGCGCCAGCTCCCGCAGCGCCTGCACCCCGCTGATGTGCTGCGTGTGCTCGATGTCCTGCCACAGCTGGGCCTGGGTCCGCTGGACGCGCGACTCGAAGCTCTCCGGGACGGAGAGGTCCAGTCCCAGGAGGATCATCGAGGTGAAGTCACCCAGCAGCTCGTTGACCTGAGGGTGCATGGGCATGCGGCTGAAGAGCGGGATGTTGAGCGTGAAGCGCGGGCTCTTGCTCCAGGCCGCGAGCACCTCGGCGTAGACCGAGATGAGAACCGACGAGAGCGTCAGTCCGCGCGCCTTCGCCCTCGCCTGCAGCTGCGCCCAGCGCGTCGCATCCAACCGTGCCACCCGGCGCTTGAACCGGCTCGTCTTGAGCGAAGAAGGCGCGCGGGCCAGCGGGAGCTCCGGAGCGGGCGGCAGCTCGCGCACGCGCGAGCGCCAGTACGCCAGGGACTGCTGCGCCGTCTGGCTGTCGTGCAGCTTGCGCTCCGCAAGGACGTAGTCCCGGTACGAGATGTCCAGAGCCGACAGCTCCGCGTCCGGGTCCTGATACGCCCGGGCGACGTCGTACGCGAGCAGCGCGAGGCTGCCGCCGTCGAGTTGGACCAGGTCGACGCTCTGGTGGAGCCGGGTGGCGCCGCCGGGCAGGAGCGTCGCGCGAACCTCGACCTGCGGCGCCCGGTCGAGCGGGAGGACCTGGTGCGAGAGCTCATCGCGCACCTGCGCGAGCCCGACCTCGACCTCCGCGGGCGAGGCCTGACTCAGGTCGAGCACGCCGATGCGCAGCGGCGGGACTTCGCGAAGAATCTGCTGACGCCCGTCCGGGAGGATGACCGCCCGGAGCATGTCGTGCCGGGCGATGACCTTCTGCCAAGCGCGCTCCATCCGGGGCACGTCCAGGGGGCGGAAGTCGTGCTCCCAGTACACGTGGATGGACACCTCGCCCATCTCCACGGCGCCGCCCCGCCCCAGCCAGTACGCCTGCTGGATGTCGGTGAGCGGGAACGGCTCGTAGCGGTTCGCGGGGTCGGCAACGAGCGGAGGGACTTCGGGCTCGACCGGCTGCGCCTTGCGCGCCCGGAGCAACGCGAGGAGCTGCGGCTTGTGCTCGGTGAGCCGCTGGCGGATCTCCGTGGTGAGCGCCCCCTTCGGAGCGTTCACGGACAGCTGGTCGCCCTCGCCGAGCGAGATATAAATCCCCTGCTGCGCGAGTCCGGAGAGAAGTTCGGTGACGCTCATAGCTGGATGACCTCGCGCTCCTCGGCGTCTGGGCCGTGAGCGGGGGGCGGCGGTGGATCGGCCAGGGCACTGGACGCCGCCAGGTGGTGCTCGATGTCCTGCGCGAGGTCCGCGATGCACGCGCCCGCGATCAGGCGCGCCACCGCGAGGTTGAACCCGAACTCGGACTTCAGCCTGCGTCGCAGCTCCACCGTCATCAGCGAGTCGAGCCCCAGGAGAACGAGCGACTTGTGCACGCTGAGCTCGCCGACGGCAACGCGCAGCGCCTTCGCGAGGTGGGCCGTCAGATGTGCCTGAAGGAGCGCGCGACGCTCCGGAGCCGACGCTGCATGAACACGCGCCACCGTGTCATCGGCGCGCGTGGATTCGACGGGCTCCAAGCCGTCCGTCGGCCGGTGCAGCCAGAACCGCCGACGCTGCCATGTGTACCCAGGGAACGTCACGACGCGTCGCCCATCAGGCCGGTCGAAGCTCCGCCAGTCGATCTCGACGCCACGCTCATAAAGTCGCGCCACGCACTCGGCCAGCGCATCCCAATCACCCCACCCTGCCCGGAGCGAAGGCAGAAAGCCGGGCACGCCGAAGTGGCCGGGCTCGCCCTGCGCCATGCCGAGCAGGACGGTGATCTTCTGACCCTCAAGCGCCCGAGCGGGATCCGCCCATCGAAACGGTGGGAGCGCCTCGAGCACCGGGTACCCTACACCGTCCTCCCGCAGGGGCCGCGCTGCGAGCGTGCGCACGGCCGTCTCGAGCTCGATGGCCCCTGCCACACACGCGGCCGTCACCTCGCCGACGCCCTTGCCGAGCACCACCGCCGGACGCACGCCCCACGCCTTCCACAGCTCGGCGAGCGCGAAACCGAGGGAAAACTGGGCTTGTTCTGCGGCGGGCACCTCCCGCTGCGCCCCCGAGGCCGCGAAGGCGGCGGTGCAGCGGTCGAGTGCGTCCCGGAACACCGGCTGAGTCGCGTACAGTTCCTGCCCGGGCGCGCCCTGCAGCATGAGCTGCTCCTGGAAGAGGAACCCCACCACCTGCTGCTCGCGGCGCGCAGCCGACTCTCCCCCTCGCCAAGCACGGAGCCGGTCGCTCAGCTGCGCGGGAGTCTGACCGGTAACCGCGAGGCGGTGTGAGAAGTGGGCGCGTGCGGCGTTCGCGGTGAAGCAGAAGTCCCCAAGCGACTGCTCGGGGGTCGCGTCGAGCAGCGGCGCCACGCGCTCCACCTGCGCGGCGAGCGCTTCGGCCGAGCTCGCGGACAGCGTGAGCACGTGAACGGACCGCCGCGCCGTCACGTCCGCGACGCTCCGGAGCGGTGGCTCCTCGAGGAGCACGTGCGCGAGGGCGCCGCTCAGGCCGAAGCCGGTGACCCCTGCGATGCGCCGCCGGGCCCCCCGCGGCCACGGCTGCGTTTGCGTGGGGATGACGAGCGGCGTGCCCGTCAGAGGGACGCGCGGGTGCGGCGTCGAATAGTTCAGGTTTGGAGGGATGGCCTCGTTCTGGAAGGCGAGGATGGCCTTGATGACGCCCGCGGCGCCGCCGGCGTATTCCAGCTGCCCGAGATTCGTCTTCACCGCGCCGAGCACGCACTTCGTCCCGTCGAGCCGTGGCGCGCCGAAGACGTCCTTGAGGGCCTGCAGCTCGATGGCGTCCCCAGCCCAGGTGCCCGAGCCGTGCGTCTCGACGTAGTCCACGTCCGCGGGGGTGAGCCCCGCGCTCGCGAGTGCGTCGCTCATCACGCGCCGCATCGCCGACACACTGGGCGCCGTGAGGCTCGCGCCACGGCCCGTGCTGGTGGATGCCCCTCCGCGCAGCAGCGCGAGCACCGGGTTACCGTCGGCAAGCGCCTGCGAGTAGCGCTTGAGCACCAGCAAGGCACAGCCCTCCCCCCGGACCGCGCCGTCCGCCTTCGCGTCGAACGCCTTGACGCGGCCGTCTCGGGACATGAGCTCAAGCTTGCAGAAATGGAATGAAATCTCTGGCTGCAGCAGCAGCGTCACGCCGCCGGCAATCGCGAGGTCCGACTCCCCTCGCCGCAGGCTCTCGGCGGCCAGGTGCAGCGCCACCAGCGACGAGGCGCACGCGGCCTCGATGGACAACGTCGGCCCGTGGAACCCGAACACGTGGGACAGGCGGCCGCTGGCGACGCTGGTGAGGTGGTCCGTCACGCTGAAGCCATCCAGGTGCCCGGGCTCGCGAACGCGGTTGTATCCCTGGTCCGCGAGCCCCACGAAGACGCCTGTGCGGCTGCCGACGAGCCCCGTCGGAGACTCGCCCGCGCTCTCTAGCGCCTCCCAGCAGACTTCCAGCAGCAGGCGCTGCTGCGGGTCCATCCGCGCCGCTTCCTCATCGGAGATGCCAAACGGCTGCGGGTCGAACTGCTCCGCGTCCTCCAGGAAGCCACCCCAGCGGCCGTACATCTTCCCGCGAGCGTCCGGGTCCGGATGAAAGAGCGCGTCGATGTCCCAGCGGCTCTTGGGGACCTCGGTGATGCCGCTCCTGCCTTCGTGCAACAGACGCCACAAGGCCTCAGGAGAGTTGGCGCCGCCCGGGAAGCGGCCCGCCATGCCGACCACGGCCACTGGGTCGTCCTCCTGCTCCTCGCTTCGTAGCAGCGCGAGGAGGGTGGACCGCTCTTCCGCAGTGAGACCGGAGAGCAGGCTCTCCATGGCACCGCGTACCTCGTCCTTCATCACCCACTCCTCCACCCGAGGTGCGCGACCACTCGCAGGGCGCCGAAGGAAGTCCCGAAAAGGAGGCCGCCCCGCCGAGTGCAGCGAACGTTGCCTTGTTTACAATTCCAGATGAAGAACTCGACAGGTCTGGTCTCTCGCGATGCCGCGCAAGACGCTCCACCTCACGAGCGAGATGGGCGTACGCCAGGAGGTGGCGAGTTGTGCGCGCTCGAGCCGGAGGACTCGGTCTGAGCCTGCTCCGATTGAGTGGCTCTCCCGCACTTTGTGTGAAGTCAGCCTGAGGAACCGGCCCCGGCAGCAGGCTGCCGGGGGTGGCGCGCAACACGGTAAGGCGCTCCCTGCGCTCCAGAGGCAAGGTGGAGAAGCAGGAGAGGCCCCAAGCGCGGCGGTTGAGACAGGCCGAGCAGAAGCGCGCGGAGGAGTTGTGGGAGGGGCAGGCAGAGGGCAACGCGGTGGTGGTCCAAGCGCTGCTGGCGGAGCAGGGCGTTGAGGCCAGCGTGCGTACGGTGCAGCGGGCCGTGAGGGAGCGGCGGCAGCAGGTGAGAGCCGCCGAGGTAGCCACGGTGCGCTTCGAGACGGCGCCCGGACAACAGATGCAGGTGGACTTCGACATGGTGCGCTACAGCGTGCCGCACCGGCCGGTGCGCCAGAGCGTCGAAGTCGCGGTGGAGGACGAGCAGGTGCGTATCTTCCACGCCGGACAGCTCGTCGCCACCCACGCCAGAAGCCGCCAGCCTCACGAGCGTGTTGTGAACCCTGCGCACTGGGAGGGCCTGTGGCGGCCGCACGCCGCGCAGTCCTCCGAGAGCAGTGCACCGCTCAAGCGCATCAGCATGGGAATCACCATCGCCCACTTCCCGGGGGTCAAGACGCTGGAGGACTTCGACTTCGTGGATGCTCGATCTGAGTTGCTGGGGCGAATCGACCTGTTGCTAGTGCCCGCATGGAATAAAGACATCACCAGCTTTGAACACTTGGTTCATTACCCAGTGAGAATGAAGGAACTCCTCCGTCAACGCCGAGTCGAAAAACTGGATGAAGCCCTGATCTGAGTACCGAGACAGGCCGCGCCCTACCTCGCTCGCCCTAGCCAGTAACGAGGGTAACAGCGCATCCTGCTTAGGGTTTCTATCGCTCTGCCCGCTTGTTCAAGTCCCGTGCTGCCAGCGACTGCTAGACCGGTTCCCCGGCGACGAGCACATAGTGACATGTGAAGTACGCGCGCGGAGGTGCGTACGAGCTTTCGCTCATCGACACCTTGATGAAGCGCGTGGGAGAAGCCCAGCCGGGCAAGACGTCTGTCCCGCGCTCAGGGGAGAGACCGGGCATCGTGCTCTGGTCGAGTCCTGTGGCGCTCCATGTGATTCCGTCGATGGACGACATGACGTCGTATTTCATCGCGCGCGCGCCGACGTGGCCATCTTTGGCCTTCCACCGAATCGTGAGCATTCGGACGATCGACGTCTGCTCAAGCTTGATCCAAAACCACGGGGAAGGGTCGCTCCCGTCGAGCGAGCTGTTCCAAAACGTTCCCCCCGCATTCGGTCCCTCGATGAGGCGATCGGCGGTCTGGGGTTTTCTATTGTACAGCGCCGGGAGCTCCGAGGATGCGCGCGCCTCCACGAGTTTGAGCAGCGGAGGGCCACCGAGCGCGGCGTCGACGGCGTCTCGCGCCGCGCGAGCGTCGATGCCTGTGGCGATGAGCGCATCCGCCATTTCGCCTCGGCTGAACCCGGGATAAAGACTCGGCGCGTACAACACCTGCGCGAGCTCGCTCGCTGAGAGCCCTCCGTAAACGCCAGGTGAGTGCAGCGCGCTCGCGATCTCGCCACTCGT encodes the following:
- a CDS encoding discoidin domain-containing protein; this translates as MGEMMSSTTSIPFLKAGPTLLATALKSVTTDAGTPAYTSGEIASALHSPGVYGGLSASELAQVLYAPSLYPGFSRGEMADALIATGIDARAARDAVDAALGGPPLLKLVEARASSELPALYNRKPQTADRLIEGPNAGGTFWNSSLDGSDPSPWFWIKLEQTSIVRMLTIRWKAKDGHVGARAMKYDVMSSIDGITWSATGLDQSTMPGLSPERGTDVLPGWASPTRFIKVSMSESSYAPPRAYFTCHYVLVAGEPV